In the Arachis ipaensis cultivar K30076 chromosome B04, Araip1.1, whole genome shotgun sequence genome, TTTGCATTTGCTCTGCGTTCTTGCTGTTTTTGTTTGGTTTTTGCTGCTGGATGACTTTCTAGTGCCAAGTAGATGCgttaggggaggggtaccattccagggtaggcttttaggtagcttgcatgatAGATGACTTTAGCCACGCTTGATCTTAACTGTTGAATAGGATGGACATAGTTTCTAGGTTTTTCCtggactcccgacctcatagactaacggagtgatacgcccactgtaggtatgcctcgcatcgTTTCCCGGGCTTCTTCTTCCGCTGCGAACTACGATCCCTATGCCTGGGTGACTAAGGATGTGAAGGATTCGCCAAATCAGATGGACCTGGAGGAGTTGACGGAGTTCTGGCAAGCCGAGTATCTGTGCGGTGGGACAGACGAGGAAGCCAATTATGATGTCTTTGTCCCTGCTCCCCATGAACGGCTGAATGAGATTAATTTTCACTCCCCCCGAGTTGCCTactggatttggttttacaaagccatgttcacccaggtggGCATTCGCATACCGTTTTCCAACTTCCAGATGTCGCTTCTTAATCGGATATTCGTGTCGCCGTCGCAgcttcatccgaacagctggACTTCTAttcgctgtttcgagatggtttgtgaatatctcgagctgccgGTGTCTGTGGacgtctttctctttttcttcaaccTTACTAACCCCTCCAAGGAGGGgaaagcgaggaaagggttcTTGTCTTTCCGATCTGCCCAAGGTCGGAAGATATTCGGCTTGTTCGAGGACTCCTATCATGGGTTCAAGGATAAGTATTTCAAGGTCCGCCCCGTCAAAGGTCACCATCCCTTTTGGTTGTCATTGGAGggggaacgcctcatcccgacATATTGGAGTTTCGGGGCGGGGTCCAACACCTTCGTTAAGGTGACCTATAAGGGGATGTCCCCCTTAAATAAGAGAATTGTCGACGTATTGTGGGCGGTCTTCGGGAAGAACCACATGAACCCCCAcctccttatgggtgaacgggaggccgccagGAGTTATATTTGTGAGTTGTTTTATCTGTACTTTTGTATTGTTTTATCATTTAATTTGCTGTTGCCGACTTCACGGCTGACGTATTTGTTTCTCTATtgtagtggagatgtctgcttcgGTAACCGGGCTCGAAGGTTTAGTCAAGACCTTCTTGGAGGACAGCAATAAGGAGAAGGCTGATGAGCAGGCTGCCGGGAAGTCGGGAGACCCTACCGAGGAGAAGGAGGATCAGGCCATACCTTCGCCTCGGGACGCCGAGATGTCCGACAAGAACTCTGCCGAGATGAAGGCTTCTCTCATTCCCGAGGAGACGGCCGGTATTGGGTAGTCATCCTCTACCCATCGGGAGTATGACGATCTGAAGCTTGTCCCTACTCCCAAGAGGCAGAGGGCATCCTCCAGCCCAGAAGGAACTCTGACCGTGATGGAAAGGAATTTCGATGCTGGGGCCTTTATTGACAATCAGCTGATTCTTGGTACGAAGGATCACTTTCTTGGTACCGAGCTCGCGGGGCAAGCGAGGTGGATGTACCGCACGCTTCTCCGTGGAGCGATGATAGCTCGGAAGGCTGAGTTCAAGTTGTCGGGCATGCAGGCGTTGAGAAGGAAGCTCGAGACTACTGCCCAGGCCAACAACGAGTTCAAGGTCCAGGTCGAGAGGCTTCAAGAACAACTGTCCGCAGCGGAGAGGGGGCGCAAGGATGCCGAGGAGAAGGCCGCGTCCTTTGAGGAAAAAATGAAGGTCTCCGATGCCACCGTCTCCCGTTtaaccgagcgggagatgacttTGGAGAGCCAGCTTAGCGTCGCGCAAGGTCGGGCGGTCGCTATGGAGAAGGAGCGCGACCAGGCCGTTTCATCGGCCAAAGCTGTCCAAGCCGAAGTCGAAGATCTCAAGAGGAAGCTCAAGGCGACCAAAGAACAGGGGAAGAACGCGATCTTCATGACTGAGGAGGCTCTCAAGGCTCAGGTGAAGATTGTGACTCCTGACTTCGACACATCAGCGATTGGGGTTTTCAAGACGATCAAGGATGGCAAGATCGTTGATTTGCCGAAGAAATGAGTTCTCGCGCCTTCTGTTTTTTGCatggattttgtgattttgttgtgAACACTTGTTGAAATTTTTTATATCTTAAGGGTCGTCTGGTCGGCTAGTTTTTATCGCCTTTGTCTTGCTTTGTTTAATagcattttttgtttttgttaccgTTTTTTCGGTGTGGACTTATTGCTTGTGTCCGTTTTGCCGTTTACGTTCGTAACGTGGTTGAAACCATCTTGGTCTTATTATCGCGGCCGTTAGTTATGGCTATGATCTGACTGGcgcccggggtgatcagtcccggatTGTTGTTGAAGAACGCAATTGTGTGGGATACGTATTGGGGATTAGTAGATTGAAGAATTCAGACAAGTAAACATTAGTCATTAGCTAAACAAATTCATGGACATGGTAGATACTTAGTAAAAGCAAATTATTGTGGAAATTAAAGTAGATTATCTAGCTCGTCAGGCCGCTCGGCCGGTGCGCTCGAGCTACGAGTAAAATCTCCTCAGGTTACCTGCATTCCATGTTCTCGGGATTTCTTTGCCGTCGAGTCTCTCCAATTTGTAGGTGCCTTTGCCAAGCACTTCTCTgattctgtagggaccttcccagtttgccgccaactttccttctcctggggttGGTAGCCCGAcgtcgttgcgtcgcaggacgaggtctCTTTCCTCGAATTCCCTTCTGAGGACCTTGGTGTTGTAATgtagggctattctttgtttcagcgcTACCTCTGACAAGTGGGCCATTTCTCTGACCTCGTCTACCAGGTCTTTGTCCACCACTTCTTCTACTCCCGCGAGAAGTAACCGCGGGCTCGGCTCACCGATCTCCACGGGTATTACCGCatcgaccccgtatgttaggcgaaagGGGGTTTTCCCTGTGGAGCTTTGCTCAGTTGTTcggtaggaccagaggaccgaGGCGAGCTCATCGGCCCATGCGCCTTTTTTGCTGTCTAGACGCTTCTTGAGACATAATAAGATGACCTTATTTGCGGACTCCACTTGTCCATTTGTCTGGGGATGTTCAACCGAGGAGAACTTCTGTTTTATCCCCAAGCCGGTGAGAAACTCTGCAAACTTCTTGTCACTGAACTGCGTCCCGTTATCCGAAATGACGACCTCCGAGATGCCGAACCGGGTTATCACCTACCTCCATATGAACTTTCtacaattggatgaggatatgctggccagtggttcagcctctatccacttggtgtagtagtcgaCGGCAACTATGAGGtacttgacttgtcctgggccAACCGGAAAGGGTCCCAGGAGGTCGATTCCCCATTGCGCGAAAGGTCGAGGGGACGTCAGTAGGCTCAGCTCGGAAGCTGGCGctctgtggaagttggcgttctgTTGACACTTGGCgcattttttcacaaattctctGGAGTCATTCATCATTGTCGGCCAGTAGTACCCAGCacggatgagcttccttgctagggctttgcccccgatgtggtggccgcagcatccctcatggacttctctgaggacgtagtccgtctggtcgggatGTAGGCACTTCAGCAAAGGTTGGCTGAGTCCCCTTTTGAATAGCTGGTCCTGTATGACCGTGTATTTGGCAGCCTCCCTTCTCAACGCTTTGGCTTCCTTCTCATTCCCAGGGAGTTTGCCATTTTTCAAGAAATCGGCGATGGGGTCCATCCAAGAGGGGCTCGTCTTGGTCAGGTGTAAGGCAACCGCAGGTTCTTTCGTGATGCCTTGAATGAGGGAGCAGTTGCCAGTACCAGGTTTTGTGCTTGCCAGCTTGGATAGGAGGTCTGCTCGTGTGTTCCTTTTCCTTGGGACGTGCTGGACCGTGACCTCCTCAAATTGTGCGCTCAGCTCTTTGACCCtttccaagtatttttgcagCAGTGAGTCTCTGGTTTGGTAGCTTTTATTTACTTGCGTGGTGACGATCTGCGAGTCGCTGCATACTTCCAACCTTGTGGCCCCGACCTCCCGAGCTAGGATCAAGCCCCCCAGAAGggcttcgtattctgcttggttgtttgatacGGGAAACTCGAACTTAACCGATTGTTCGTAAATGACTCCGGCTGGGCTTTCTAGGATGATCCCGGCACCTCCAGATGTCTGGTTGGAAGCTCCATCcacatggagcttccaccgtgtgcccgtGTCCTCGGTTGGATTTTCGGTTACTTCCACTAGGAAGTCCGTCATTGCTTGTGCCTTAATTGCGTGTCGGGGCTCGTAGCTCATATCGTATTGGAATAgttcgatggcccaggtcatcatcctccCCACCAAATCAGGTTTTTGGAGCACCTGACAGATCCCCTGGTCCGTTCTCACGACCACCTGGTGATCCTGGAAGTATTGTCGTAGTCTGCAGGAGGAGATCAAGAGCGCTAGTGCCAGTTTCTCCAGCTTGCTGTACCTAAGTTCTGCCCCTTGCAACGCTCTACTTACGAAGTAGATCGGTTGTTGGGTCTTTCCTTCTTCTCGCACCAGCACCGCTGCAAGAGCTTCTTCTGTTATGGCTAGGTATAGGTAGAGCGATTCTCCGGTTCTGGGCTTCCCGAGCACAGGGGGTGCTGCCAGAATTTCTTTAAAGTGGTTGAATGTCTCTTCGCATGCAGGGGTCCATTCAAACGCTATTCCCttcttcatcaggttgaagaagggTAGGGCCTTTGTTGCCGACGCACCGAGGAATTGGGACATCGCAGTGAGCCTTCTCGCCAGCCGCTGAACGTCTTTGATGCAACCTGGACTCCTCATATGGAGTATCGCTTGGCACTTTTCGGGGTTGGCTTCCACTCCCATTTGGGTTATCATGAACCTCAGGAACTTcccggcctccatggcaaaggcgcactTAAGCGGGTTAAGCCTCATGTCGTGTTGTCGGAAGGATGCGAACACATTCTCTAGGTCGCTTATGAGGTCGTCGGGTCGGGCGGTTTTTGCAAGGatatcgtccacgtagacttccaccgTCTTGCCGATAAGATCGCTGAATATTTTGTTCATCAGCCTCTGGTACGTCGCCCCCGCATTTTTCAGACCAAACGGCATCACCTTGTAGCAGTAGGTCCCTcatggcgttatgaacgccgttttatcctcatctggccggtgcatcggtatctggttgtagccggagtaggcatccatgaagctcagataccggtaccccgcGGCCACGTCAACGAGTGCATCAATGTTGGggagggggtagcagtccttgggacatgccttgttgagatcagagtagtccacacacatcctccatcTCCCATTGTGCTTTTTTACCAGGACCACGTTTGACAGCCAGGTAGAATAGTCCAGTTCCCGGATAAACCCTGCTTCAAGGAGGCTGGCCGTCTGTCTGGCCACTTCCTCTGCCCTTTCCTGCCGTTTGTAGCgtatttatcaatttatatcgCAGTAATTTATACTgtataaacaagatatataaaatttaaaaaaatacagaAATCTCATTTACagtagtgtaaacgagatatgtatatttgtaaataaaaaatatcatttttaaaaataataaaaatattaataatttaaattagactaaactcttaaaaataaaatatttcaaatAATAGAAAATATTGATAGTTTTATATAACAAAAAAGATAGACGGTTTTAAAAATAACAATAACTCTTATTGAAAGTTATCATCAATAGTTGTGGTAAAATGATGGTTAAAGATTGTGGCGGTGGCAGCAATAGTGGTGGCAGTAATGatagatgtgatgagaattagatgGAAAAAAATTTAGGTGATAACAATTAAAAAAAGTTAGAAATTTAAGATAGGATAAGTTAATTTaggagaataatttaaaaattttgaatatattttaaaatttatttaacatttatatttacatacaataatatattttaggtttaattattctgtggtccttatagttttgcgaaattttcaattagattcctatactttttatcttttaattgggtccctacaccaaATTTTTGTTCAATTAGGTTCCTCTTGGTAGTAATTggtttaattttatagggacccaattaaaaaaaattggtgcatggacccaaataagaaaaaaaagtgtgtggacctaaataaaaaaaattttggtgtaaggactcaattaaaaagaaaaaagtacaGTTGATGTTCCTGACTCGCCCATCATAAAAACCTGAAATTCTTTTGTAGCAcacaatatataaataaataaataaaatacttagtcaaaatttagtttatttttctaACAATCTAAACCAACTAgttacttttccttttcaaaatctgGATGGGTTAATTTTTAGTCAAGAATAACTACTCTTACCAATAAATAATCAAAGTAATAATACTACAGTAAAAAGCTTCATCCTGAAAATAAATTTTGCTGGTTTCATATCTTAAGTCATTCCAAAAGCATGATGAGAAAATCTAAAATGATGCCTGAAAAACTAAGTGTGTACAAAATGGCATAAAAGGTGACTATCATTATAAGGAGCATTCTCATATAAATAGGTTTCACTTGATTATCACTTGCAAATGATATGTTAAGAGTTCAACATGATTCATAATTATGCAGTTGCAGTAAATAAGCCCCACTAGAAGAGCAATCAGGTCACACTTAAATCTAAATCATTAAGTTCTGTTCATTATCAGATTTTCACCTTCTTGCCAAACTTCCAGATATCATCAACAACTGTTGGTATAACTTGATCGCTAGACGTCCATAGGCCACAACACTACATGAAGATGTTCAAAACCATGCTTAGTGCATTACTAATGAACGAAAGGATAAGCCGACCAAATTTTTTAATGCCATACCGACAATTTTATGGCAGTTGTTGACTTCCAAATACAATCCTAATCACAACCTTTGTAGTGATTGGAAACAAAGGCAAATGCAGTGTTACACAACAGCTTAAGCAAAAAAGGTCTATACCTATATGTTTCTACACTTCAAAGCCTTGACTTCAAAAGCTAATAGACCCAACAAAAGATaggaaaatttttttataattattaagtaTATAAAATCATAGTCATAAACTCCATAGCATCTGAAGAAAAATTAATGCACTATCAACTTAAATGCCTTGCTGAATGGAAATGTAAACTTACCTAGTTTGTAAAAGGTATCATCTACTTATTTATCAATTAGCTACTTATCTCATTCAGATTAAATTTTGTTTCTGAAACCAAAGAATACCAATAATACTACAGTAAAAAACTTCATCCTGAGAATATATTTTGCTGGTTTCATATCTTAAGTCATTCCAAAAGCATGATGAGGAAATCTAAAATGATGCCTGAAAAACTAAGTGTGTACAAAATGGCATAAAAGGTGACTATCATTATAAGGAGCATTCTCATATAAATAAGTTTCACTTGATTATCACTTGCAAATGATATGTTAAGAGTTCAACATGATTCATAATTATGCAGTTGCAGTAAATAAGCCCCACTAGAAGAGCAATCAGGTCACACTTAAATCTAAATCATTAAGTTCTGTTCATTATCAGATTTTCACCTTCTTGCCAAACTTCCAGATATCATCAACAACTGTTGGTATAACTTGATCGCTAGACGTCAATACATCTGCTTCAGGATGACGAGCAAGATACGGAAGGGGGTTCTGCTCCACAATCACCAAATTGTTGAGAACAATCACATACTAGTATTGGAGACATCCTTAACTATGAGGATAAAAGGTTGATATAATGTGATAATGGAACATAAAACATGTAGCAAAAGGATAAAATGAAATCATACTAAATAAGATTAGTGAAAAAGAAATATAAGAAGGTCAAAAAGAAACTTGTTCAATTTGGATGATGCACAAAAGAACTTCGCAAGCTTATCAGTCACCATTATAAGCAAACAAAAATATTGAGAAAATGGAGGAAAGTACATTCGTGACTAAGGTGGGACTCACCATTCAAGAAGAATAGAACAATCTCAATTGGAACTTCAAAGAAGCAGAGAGACAGAGACAAGTGAActatggagaagaagaagaataccaGCGGTAGTTGGAAGGAGAAAACAGATCTGAAACAGTGGCTCGATTCAGAAGCTTTCGACTGCGACAACTACTGCGGCTCGATTGATTATTTTAGttagtatatataaaaattaattatttaaacaaaattatataaatatttttagtttttatcaaATTGAAAAATGCATAGTCacccaaaaaaaattgaaaaatgcaTCACGGTAATTGAGTTAGTCTCTTTTATCGAAATAACGCTGAAATCAATAATGTACGTCTCATTATTATCCAACCTAACAGTtatttaaacaaaattatacaCATATTTTCAATGtttactaaattaaaaaatgCATCACTGTATCCGAATTAGTCTCTTTCACCGTGATAATGCTAAAATCAATAATGTACATGTCACTGCCATTTAACTTAACCGTTATTTAAATGATGAGCCTAAATGAGGTGAAATAGTGAATAATACGCTTAATACCTTTTTAGTTTGCTGTTCTTCCTACAATATTGACACGTGTGGAATGTGAATTGTTAATCTAACATGAAGTAAGTTGCTTTATGATCAATGAATTAAATTACAGATCTTTCAACATAGTTACTTTAATTCTGGGTTTATGTTGCAATAATACTAGTTTGTCAtgcttaaatataaaaaaaattttggcatTGCTTTTGGACTTCTACTGTACTAATATAAAATGCTTATGTTTTTTGAAATCCATAATATATGAGTTGTTAGATAATAGCAAAAATTATAAGGAACAAAAGTTACTTCAATCATTTTCTAAAAAAGGCAAACTAaagatcgaaaaaaaaaaattaaagcagGGATTTGCTCCTCAATAGATATCGGGGTACAGAAAGAGTCGAAACGACTTCTAGCATCACCGAAAGGATCGAAACCACATTCTAGCTAATAGAGATGGCAGAGCTCCTTTCTCACTAAGATCTTATTATACTTAGTGAATTCCTTATGTCCGGAATCAATACACATAATTGAGCCTCCCTTTAGACCATGTCACTCTTTCAAGTGCCTTACTTTCGTAGGCGCAGACGAGCGACTAGCTTTGGAGGTAATAGCCGATAGATTTTTGTCTACATCTATTTTAGAAGAAATATTTAGTTAAGTTtaactttttcatataaaaaatatctaattacaaaattagGAACTTATTCATACCTAAAGAGGATAAAGCCCAATTCACATATGTTATCAAGACCAAGTTTATTCGATTTTGTAGAGGTCGATCGGGACTACGTGAGCTCAATAATCTTACTTAACTAACTTTTACTATTGCTCTTATCCATCTAGAAGAGAGATTCCAACATTTCTACCAAAAGAGTAACTAATCGCCAGAAAAAGTGAGGCTACTCAAGAGATGGTTATAAACTCTACAGGtttgaattttaaattctaaCCTCCTAAAAATCTGTCTAAAATTTTGTTAAGTATCTGAATCCCTTAAATACCACCCTTATCTCTCTACGAAAATTTAGATAAGTTTCAGAACAAAATccaattaaagaaaaatataaaaatttaattaaaaatttaataaaattataaaattaatagaataattaagaTTTTTTTACATAAGCATTTTATTAACAAAATAATGCTTATTATTTGAGACTAATATAACATACAATAACTtgaaaataacttaaaattatatatatacttatGGGTAAGAATGTTTTGAATTATGTTATGATAAGATAAATAAATGctaaaagttaaaattaaaattcaggATGTAAAAACAAATCCATTCTTAAAATTAAAATGTTATAAAGTATGTTTATAaacataattatttaaatttattataattaatttttttatttatcttaaaaaatgaaaaattttggTTTTTTCNNNNNNNNNNNNNNNNNNNNNNNNNNNNNNNNNNNNNNNNNNNNNNNNNNNNNNNNNNNNNNNNNNNNNNNNNNNNNNNNNNNNNNNNNNNNNNNNNNNNNNNNNNNNNNNNNNNNNNNNNNNNNNNNNNNNNNNNNNNNNNNNNNNNNNNNNNNNNNNNNNNNNNNNNNNNNNNNNNNNNNNNNNNNNNNNNNNNNNNNNNNNNNNNNNNNNNNNNNNNNNNTTCGTTTTAAATTATCTCCTtgattttaagataaaaattaaaatattgctaaattacaataaaaaacgAAGACAAGAGGTATAGTACTGTAGCATTTGAATATGATAAACCTAAATAAGTCAAAAATAACAGTCAAAACAACAACTTTATAGCATCTGTCTTTATAGATAAAGAGACAGAAACAATACACACACaaaacaacaacatataaatCCTAGCAAACCACATTATTAGCAACTAAGTAGAAGGACAATAAAGATAAACTGACACAAACAGTAGACATAAAACAATATATAAATCCTAACAACGATAGTACGAGGAACTAAGTATGAGAACTACGACATTATTAGCAACTAAGCatgggaacatgcatcaaggcaACAACTTCATAACATCTATTTTTTTTCGTTGGTAAACTTGGATTCATTAATATCGATGCCTTCCTCAGCAGCATGCTCTCCGCCGGACTTATCCATGGTAGAGAGACCTCCTTTACGTCCCATTTCTTGGTAGCCCGCAGTCCCTGTTCCTTCCTAGTCTATCCTCCTTTTGTACGCATCTTATGATATCCTTCTGATCCCAGCTGCTCCTTCCTAATTTGGCCTTCTCTGCTTCTTCCTATACTTTTACTTATATCCATATATAAGTGATACTAATAAGATCGAAAAGATCATCTTAGAAATATAAAGaacattttttcattttcaaaagGTAATAAGTAATAGCGTTCATGTTTTTTTTATCGGTTTTAAAGTTTTCTTAAACAAATAGTATCACATGTTAAAACGAATTTTCAATAGTCTAAGTCTAGGATTTAGATTTGTTCatcccaaaaagaaaaaatttccatacaaaaattgattaaaaaaagaaaaaaaacatgaaaaatttgtctcttcttcttcctcatttaaatcttttaaaaaagaatagtataatatattaaaaagtttttaaataaaaCNNNNNNNNNNNNNNNNNNNNNNNNNNNNTATTCACGATGTACTCTCATTAAAAAATGAATTAGAATtgaatttatattattattaatgaaaaataatttaaataacacAAATCAATTGTATACCTTCAGCAAGGTGCTCTTGAGCTTCTAGATTCTTGCCACCAGTACCACCAGGAACCACGGTTTCACCTTGTTTTGCTCTCTCATCAAGCTCTTCACGCTTTTTTTGCCGAGTTGTCATGTTGCTTACACgctcagattttttttttcacccTATAGAATTTTCCTTCTTCTAGAGATGTTTATAGTGGTAATTAAAGACGTAGTTTGAATGAGAAATAAGCCAAGAGCAGCGTCATTTATATATAGTTAGAGACATATAGGGTTACATTGCATGTGAACCAGTAAAGATGAAGGACGCGCTTACACTTGCATGCATTGACTTGTGTACGGTTCCATGCATTGACACGTGAATGAAAACGTGCACAATGATAACACTATTAGGTGGGATGATGGTGACACGTACATACAACATATAGTGAAAGAGACTAACTCTATTGCGGTGGATGAATTTTAGCCTGCACCTGATACTGCACCTGATACCTGATATACctgatattttttttagtttgttgTCCCTCCTACCATATTGACGTGTGGAATGTGAATTGGTAATCTAATATGAAGTGAGTTGCTTCAAAAATTATAAAGAGAAAAAGTTACTTTAACAATTTATAATATAAAaggtttatattttttaaaatccaTAATATATGAGTTGTTAGATAAtagcaaaaattataaaaagcaAAAATTACTTCtaacaattttttataaaaaagccAAACTGAAGACTGAAAAAAATTAAAGCCAAATCGAAAAAGAANNNNNNNNNNNNNNNNNNNNNNNNNNNNNNNNNNNNNNNNNNNNNNNNNNNNNNNNNNNNNNNNNNNNNNNNNNNNNNNNNNNNNNNNNNNNNNNNNNNNNNNNNNNNNNNNNNNNNNNNNNNaaaatattagtaaaaatatgtattttaaattttttttactatttttattttttatttacatagtaCCGAATCAACCGATTCAACGAGTGACCCACCAGTTGAATCAGTGACCTAATGATGACTTGACCTGTTCGATCACCGTTTAATTCTGACAACAACTATGATTATAATGGAAACAAATATTTGCATAAAGAATTTGCTAGAAAGTGTAGGATAAATACTTAATAAAAATGTGTATCCATTTTGCGCATCTTCTCGCATGCGAAAAAAAGgtctcaaataaattaaaaaataattattttctaNNNNNNNNNNNNNNNNNNNNNNNNNNNNNNNNNNNNNNNNNNNNNNNNNNNNNNNNNNNNNNNNNNNNNNNNNNNNNNNNNNNNNNNNNNNNNNNNNNNNNNNNNNNNNNNNNNNNNNNNNNNNNNNNNNNNNNNNNNNNNNNNNNNNNNNNNNNNN is a window encoding:
- the LOC110271548 gene encoding uncharacterized protein LOC110271548 — encoded protein: MPFGLKNAGATYQRLMNKIFSDLIGKTVEVYVDDILAKTARPDDLISDLENVFASFRQHDMRLNPLKCAFAMEAGKFLRFMITQMGVEANPEKCQAILHMRSPGCIKDVQRLARRLTAMSQFLGASATKALPFFNLMKKGIAFEWTPACEETFNHFKEILAAPPVLGKPRTGESLYLYLAITEEALAAVLVREEGKTQQPIYFVSRALQGAELRYSKLEKLALALLISSCRLRQYFQDHQVVVRTDQGICQVLQKPDLVGRMMTWAIELFQYDMSYEPRHAIKAQAMTDFLVEVTENPTEDTGTRWKLHVDGASNQTSGGAGIILESPAGVIYEQSVKFEFPVSNNQAEYEALLGGLILAREVGATRLEVCSDSQIVTTQVNKSYQTRDSLLQKYLERVKELSAQFEEVTVQHVPRKRNTRADLLSKLASTKPGTGNCSLIQGITKEPAVALHLTKTSPSWMDPIADFLKNGKLPGNEKEAKALRREAAKYTVITRFGISEVVISDNGTQFSDKKFAEFLTGLGIKQKFSSVEHPQTNGQVESANKVILLCLKKRLDSKKGAWADELASVLWSYRTTEQSSTGKTPFRLTYGVDAVIPVEIGEPSPRLLLAGVEEVVDKDLVDEVREMAHLSEVALKQRIALHYNTKVLRREFEERDLVLRRNDVGLPTPGEGKLALMTNVYLSEFFNLLIPNTYPTQLRSSTTIRD